The Meiothermus sp. region GGCCTGGCCCCAAGGTTTGCAGGCCATCCTTCACCAGCACAAACGTGCTGCCCCAGAAGAGCGTAGCCAGGTTGAGGTAGAGCAGTCCCAAAAGCTGGCTTCGGCGCACAAAGAAGAGTTTACCGGTTTACCTGGCATTTATTGCACTTCCCTGCTGGGTGGAGCAGGCCGGTCGGTACTCCAATTGGAATCATTTATCTTGAGCGGTTCCCACCAAAAGGGCCCACGCGGTGGCTCGTATTGTAGTCAACAAAAACCGCTGTAGGGACTATTCGTGGGAACCGCTCTCAAACCTCCTGCACCCCACCCACCGCGAAGCGTTGCAGCCAGGGTTTGCTTGGCGCCAGCAGGGCGGCGGGAACCACCTGAACGGGTACCTTAGCGCTAGCCACAATGCTCTGGGCCGCGGGGCCTAGCCCCTCTGGGGCCTGCTGGGCGCTGTCATGGCAGCCAATCACGATCAAGTCGGCGTGGGTTTGCTGGGCAATCTCGGCCACCACCGCGCCGATGGTCTGGCTATGGGGCTCCACCACCAGCACCGTCGGTTGACGGCGGGCCCCCTGCACCATTTGGGCGAAGGTTTCGAAAACCGAACCCTCGGTGTTCTCGAGCACATGTACCAACGTCACCTTACAGCCCAGCCAGCGGGAAAGATGGAGAGCATGCTGGGCGGCGGCCAGGCTGCCCGGTCCCACCCCCACAGGCACCAAGATGTGACGAAACACAAGCACCTCCGGTTCGGGGCAACCCCTCCTGAGTTCAAGGCTGCACCCAGGGCATTACCAAGGTGTTACCACCCCCCCTGGCCTCGAGCAGCCCACCTACTCCAAAGGGAGGATGAAGCCGTAATGGTTTTGTAACAAAATTAAGCCATGAAAAGGATGTCGTACCCAAAACAGGCTTCCCCTGTGCTCCAGGTACGCACCTTGGGCCAGGTGGAGGTTCTGGTTGCAGGCCGTCCTGCTGTCTGGCACGCTCACACTGCCGAGGAACTTTTCTTCTACCTGCTCTCCTATCCCGAGGGCAAGAGCAAGGCGGAAATCCTCGAGACCCTGTGGGGCCTCGACCCCGGCCCCGTGGCCAACAACCGCTTCCGGGTTACGCTTTTTCGCCTTCGCACCGCCTTGCAAAACCCCGAGGCCGTTCAGGAAGACCACGGGCGGTATCGTTTGCACGAAAGCGTTTTGCAAAGCGCGGATTTGTACAGTTTTTATCGGGCCTTAAGCGAAGGTTACCACGCCAGCAGCGAAGCTATGCGCCTGGAAAGCTTCCTCAAGGCTATTGCGCTGTACCAGGGCGACTACCTGCCGGGCTTCTCGACCAACTGGGTTATGCAGGCCCGCGAGGAGCACAAAACGGCCTATGTGCAAGCGCTGCTCGAGGTAGCCCTTATCCACTACGACCGCTCAGACTGGAAGAATACCGCCGCCTACCTGCAACAGGCCTTGCATAAAGACCCCTACCTGGGTGAGCACTACCACCAACGGCTGATGTGGTGCCTGGCTGCGGCCGGGGATCGCTACGGGGCCATCGAGCACTACCGTCGCTTTGTGAAGTTCCTGCGCGAGGAGTTGGGCGATACCCCCATGCCCGAGACCCAGGCGCTGGCCGAGCACATCAAGCAAAACCAGCCCCTGCTGTCCTACCCCGACTGGCATAACTTGAACCTGCACGGCCATGCGGCCTAGAGTGGCGCCCTATCCAAATGGTAATGCCCAGGTAATTGGCATCCCCTTGAATCGAGCTAGGCAGCGGCAGCAAACCAACACCTGCCACCTAACAAACCAAGTTCAAGGAGGTTGTCATGCTGACCCAAGAAAGCATCCGCTATATCCGCGAGTTTGTGGCACCACGGGTTGTACCGGTGTTGTCGCTGTATCTGGACGTGAACCCGGCCAACCCCGACAACCAGGGCAAGGCCTATCTGCTGCGGGCCCGCGCGGCCCTAGAGGCTGCCCAGACCCCGCCAGAGATTGGCCAGAAAGTTTTGGAGGCGCTCGAGCGCAACCTACCCCAGGCCCGCAGCCGGGTCGTCTTTGCGGCCGAGGGGTGGATGGAAATCTATGACCTGCAGGTGGATTTGCCTCTGGTACAGGGCGTCGAAGCCCGCTGGGGTGAGCCCTACCTGACCCCCATTCTCTATGTGCTGGACGAGTACGACCGGGTAGGGGTGGTCTACCTCGACAGCGAGAAGTGGCGGATGTTTGAGGTGTACCTGGGGGAGATAGAAGAACTGCCCGGGGCTTTTAGGGCGGTGCCCACCCAGGAGTGGAACCAACTCACCCGGGATAGCCAGGGACGCCGCTACTCGCAGGGGGGCATCCACCGGGCCGCAGCCGATACCGACCGCTTCGAGCGTCGGTTGGATGTTTGGACGCACCGCTTCTACAAACGCCTGGCCGGCCTGCTCGAGCAGACCATCCAAGAACGCAGCATCCAGCGGCTGGTGTTGATGGGGCCCAAGGCCGAGGCGCAGATGTTCAAAGAACTGCTCCCCCGCCGGTTGCGCGAGCGGGTTATTGCCACCTTGCCCTCCCTGCCTACCCCGCGCGCCCAGGCCGGTGAAGTGCTGAAGCTCGTGCAAGAGGTACTGGAACCCATCGAGCGTGAACGGGAAAACCGTCTCTTGGACGAGCTGGCCGAACGGGGGGTGGGCGGGCTGGATCAGACCCTGGAGCTCTTGCAACAGGGCGGGCTGCACCTGCTGGTAGCCCCCTGGAACCCTCAGGGCACGGTCTACCGCGCCCCCGATGGTTGGGTGGGCAGCAGCATGGAGGGTGCAGTAGCGCATGGGGCCGGGCGCATCGAGGAGGTCGAGCTTAAGCAGGTTCTGCCCGAGCTGGCCGAGGCCTATGGAACCCGGCTCGAGTTTGTGCGGGGGCCGGCCGAAGAACGTCTAAAACAGACTTTTGGCGGTCTGGCCGGGCTGCCCCGTTGGTAATGCCTTGGTAACGGGGGTGCGTTACCTTCAGAGCAAGGAGGGTGCCATGTTCCGCAAAATCCTGATCGCAGTGGATGAGTCCTCTTGCAGTGAGCGGGCAGGACGGGTGGGTTTGGCCTTTGCCCAAAAACTAGGTGCGGCGGTGGTGGTCACCCACGTGCTCAAAACGCCCCCGGCCTACTGGGGTTTGGCTGCTCCCGACATGATGCGGCACGCCCAGGAAATTCTGGCCCCCTGGACAGAGCTGGGGCGGCAGATGGGGCTCGAGCTCCACGCCGAACCCACGCAACACGACGACGTTGCAGAGGGCATTGTTTTCCTGGCCAACCGCAGCCACTGTGACCTGATTGTAATGGGCACCCACGGGCGCGGGGGGCTGGGGCGGGTGCTGTTGGGTAGTGTGGCCGAGCGGGTCAGCCGCCTGTCCAAAGTACCGGTGATGCTGGTGCGGGGCGATGGGAAGGTGGAGCCCAGCACGGGCCTCTTCAAACGCATCCTGGCCCCGGTAGATGGCAGCGAGGCGGGCCGTCCGGCTTTCGAGCTGGCCGACCAACTGGCAGTTCAGCTCGAGGCCGAGCTGCAGATTCTGCACGTGGTGCCCCCACTGCCCACCCCGGTAGCAGGCCCCTACAGCGGTAGTATGACCCCCTTCAACTGGGGAGAGATCCTCCGCGCCATGGAAGAACAAGGCGAGGTCATCCTGGCCAATGCCCAGAAGCAGGCCCGGGCCCCAAGGGTAAAAACCGTCCTGCTCAAGGCCCAGACCCGGCGGGAAGCGGACGTGATCGTGGACTTTGCCCGCGATAGCCAGGCCGATCTGATTGTGATGGGCACCCACGGGCGCACCGGTCTGGAACGCCTGTTGCTGGGTAGCGTGGCCGAGGGGGTTGTCCACCAAGCGCCGGTGCCGGTGCTGCTGGTTCGTGCTGTGCCGGCGCCACCCGATGTGAGCCAAGCTGCGGCGGAAACGGCCCATGCTTGACATCAAAAAACCTCTGGGTTTCGGGCTAGGTGGCAGCTCGGAACGCTAGGGGTTAGGCCCAAGATCTTGCCCGGCGTGCAGCCACCCACGCCACAAACGAAAGGAGAGAAAGCCTATGTTAGCCCGTTTCGACCCTTGGCGTGAAATGGACACCATGCGTAGGGAAATCGAGCGCTTGTTCGACGAAAGCCTGTTCCGTCGTGAGTTCCCGTTCCTCGATAAAGAGGTGGCGGCTATGCCGCTCGACATCTACGAAGAGGGCAACAACATCGTGGTGAAAGCCTCGATTCCCGGCCTCAAACCCGAAGACATCAAGATCGAGGTGCGCGGCGATATCCTGCGGATCCATGGCGAAGCCAAAAAGGAGGAAGAGAAGAAAGAACGCAACTACCACCTGCGTGAGCACCGCTACACCCGCTTTGAGCGCTCGGTAGTGCTGCCCAGCGAGGTACAGACCGATAAGGCCGAGGCGGTGTTCGAAAACGGTGTGCTGACCCTGACCCTGCCCAAGAGCGAGGTCGCCCAGGCCAAAGCCATCCCCATCAAGACTCCTGCCAAGGTCTGAGCCCTTTTTAGGGCCGGTGTCTCGGTCGAAAAGAGAAAGGAGGTAACCATGGCTCAAAAAATTGATCTGTTGATGGGACTGGTGTTTGCCCTGCTGGCGGTACTGGGGCTGTTCTTTGCTCCCAGCGGTCTGATTCTGGGCTTCATCCCCAGCACCACCGGCCTGGCTCTGGTCTACCTGATCACTGCGGTGGTGCTCCTTTACGGCTACTTCACCAACGACCAAATGGCCCATATGGTCGCTGCCGTGATCGGGGTGGTCTATGCTGCGCTGGCCATCATCGGGTTCTTTAGCAGCAGCTTCCTGGGCCTGCCCACGGGCGGCTGGAACATCGTGGTGAACCTGATTGCCGCGGTGGTGCTGATCTACGACTGGCTAGGCACACCCAGAACTGCCTCTTGAGGTGCAAACCCATGCAAAACGGGGTGCGTCTGGTTTCACCCCGTTTTGTTGTGTTTATCGCGCTCTTCACAGACGTGGCCACCCGGATGGGCGGCCACTGTTCTGTCCGGGGCAAAGCGTTCTCGAAGTCGCGTGGCCCCAAAATTGTGAAGAGCGCACTAGACCGGGCTGGATCGGGTGATTCCCCACGCATACTGCCCAGCGATTGTGTTTGTAAGCCGTGATCTATGCTGCACGGGGTGCAGCGTATAGGGAGGAAACATGAAGGCGGCAGCCTTTGGTTATACGTCTTCCCAGCGCCGAATCTGCGAGGGTAACCTGCGCCAGCGCTTGGCGCGGAACCGGGCCTCCAGACGCCGCCAGCTATAAGCCAGCGCCCCCACGATGCCGGCCCCTATGGCCAGCACCCACAAGGTAGCGAGGAGCCAGAGCACCACAAACAGGCCCACTGTTCCGGCTAACATCAGCAAAAGTACTCCGAGGGGGCCACGCGGAAGATTGAAAGCGAACGACCTCACGTACATCAGAGTAGGGCAAAAGCCATGAGGTAAATGATGTGAGGACGGCCATGACCCGCCCGGTGATTTTTGGCCTTCCATTCCAAAAACGTGGCCTATAATGCGCCTAGTATGCCGGGCTCCGACAGCCTACCCATGGTGTTTGCTGCGGCGTTGACCGATCCGGGCCGCAAGCGAGCCCTCAACGAGGACGCGGTTGCCCAACTGCTAACTCCTTATGGTGGCATTTTTATAGTGGCCGACGGCATGGGTGGGCACCGAACCGGCGAGGTGGCTTCGCAAATGGCGGTGAGCCAGATTGTGGAAGTGCTCAAGCGCAGCGAACCCTCGCCCCAAGGGCTGCTAGAAGCCTACGAGGCCGCCAACGAGGCCATCTACCTGGCCGGACAAAAGCCCGAATCGCGGGGGATGGGCACGACCTGCACGGCCCTGTGGCTCGACCTGCCCTATGCCCTGATTGCCCACGTGGGCGACTCGAGGGCCTACCTGCTGCGCGACGGGGAACTCCTGCAGCTGACCCAGGATCACTCCTGGGTGGCCGACCGGGTGCGCCAGGGCCTACTAACGGAGGAGGAAGCCCGCAACCACCGCTGGCGCAACGTCATTACCAACGCCCTGGGCTCGTTTCCCGGTGCACGGGTAGACCTGGTGGGTCTCAAGGTGCGGCCAGGCGATGTGTTTTTGCTCTGCTCGGATGGTCTGAGTGGGGTTCTGGAAGACAAGGTGCTTTCCGAAATGATCCTTACTAACCCCCCCGAACCGGCGGTGGCCAAACTGATCAAGCTGGCCAACGACTGGGGTGGCCCCGACAACATCAGTGCGGTGGTGGTGACAATTGGCAGCCAGGTAGCCGAAAACCCCAGACCCTACGCCCTTCCGCTCGAGGCCAACAACGGCCAGCCGGTGCACCTGCAAAGCGGCAACGACCCGGAAGTGCTTACCACCCAGATTGCCGAACCGGAAAAGAAACCCAGCTTCTGGCAGCGCTGGGGCAGTGTGATTTTGCTTTTGCTGTGGTTTGGCCTGCTGGGGTTGGTCTTGTTCAATCAGTTTGGAAGTGGCAGCACCCCCTGACTGCGATGGCCAACCATCCGGTGCGGCGAACTTTGCTGTAACGGGTACATTACGTTTCACGCGGTGAGGCGTAATGGTGTGATACCAAATACCTTCCTGTGCTACCTACCCTCAACCTCCATCCCCGCCATCTTCAACAGCACCCGGCTCCGGATGAGGTTGTGGGCCACCAGAAGCAGGTTCACCCGCGCCACCAAACCCCACCAAGGGCGGGCCTCTATCCGGTGGAACCCAAGCAAACGCACCAAAACACCAAACCGCGTCTCAATCCCGTTCCTCACCCGTCCCATCCAATCCTCTTCTCCCGACCATTCCCCGGCAGAAGGGCGAAGCGGAAAAAGAGGCCCCGCTCGTTCATCACCGCTACCAGGACATGACCCGCAAAAGCTCCGAGGAGGCCTGCTCCGATGGCTGCGTGGGGGAAGGAGAGGGTGTGGATGCGGTGGCCGTAGGCCAGGGGGTAGGGGTTTGAGGGTTTGGCGGCCATGTAGCCTTTGGCGAGGTTCCGGCCGTGGAGGGCGGGGTTTGGGGAGTTTGAGGCCTTGGGCTTGGCGGGCCTTGAGGGTGTCGTCCACCCAGATGTAGATGGATACCAGAAGGGTTTCTGCGTCAAGAAAAGGGGGTGCTCACGGTCTAGTGGTCTGGTAACTAAATTTCCGAAGTTTTGTACCGCACCCCGAATACATCGATGTAGAGATTCCATCCCACTTCGGCCCCCGAGATGGCCTAAAAACGCCCTCCCTACCGCGTAGGGAGGGTGGGGGAGGGTATTAGGCAAGGCCCCCAATCCGCTGCGTGAAGGGCCAGGTCAGCCACCCCACCTGGCCTCCCCTACGCAGTAGGGGAGGGAAGGGGCGAAGCGGGGTGGGGTGCTTTTCGCATGACCGTACAGGCAAGGCACCGAAGGCCCAGGTTTACGAGACACGGCGCGTTCTG contains the following coding sequences:
- a CDS encoding universal stress protein, producing the protein MFRKILIAVDESSCSERAGRVGLAFAQKLGAAVVVTHVLKTPPAYWGLAAPDMMRHAQEILAPWTELGRQMGLELHAEPTQHDDVAEGIVFLANRSHCDLIVMGTHGRGGLGRVLLGSVAERVSRLSKVPVMLVRGDGKVEPSTGLFKRILAPVDGSEAGRPAFELADQLAVQLEAELQILHVVPPLPTPVAGPYSGSMTPFNWGEILRAMEEQGEVILANAQKQARAPRVKTVLLKAQTRREADVIVDFARDSQADLIVMGTHGRTGLERLLLGSVAEGVVHQAPVPVLLVRAVPAPPDVSQAAAETAHA
- a CDS encoding Stp1/IreP family PP2C-type Ser/Thr phosphatase, whose translation is MPGSDSLPMVFAAALTDPGRKRALNEDAVAQLLTPYGGIFIVADGMGGHRTGEVASQMAVSQIVEVLKRSEPSPQGLLEAYEAANEAIYLAGQKPESRGMGTTCTALWLDLPYALIAHVGDSRAYLLRDGELLQLTQDHSWVADRVRQGLLTEEEARNHRWRNVITNALGSFPGARVDLVGLKVRPGDVFLLCSDGLSGVLEDKVLSEMILTNPPEPAVAKLIKLANDWGGPDNISAVVVTIGSQVAENPRPYALPLEANNGQPVHLQSGNDPEVLTTQIAEPEKKPSFWQRWGSVILLLLWFGLLGLVLFNQFGSGSTP
- a CDS encoding VLRF1 family aeRF1-type release factor, which translates into the protein MLTQESIRYIREFVAPRVVPVLSLYLDVNPANPDNQGKAYLLRARAALEAAQTPPEIGQKVLEALERNLPQARSRVVFAAEGWMEIYDLQVDLPLVQGVEARWGEPYLTPILYVLDEYDRVGVVYLDSEKWRMFEVYLGEIEELPGAFRAVPTQEWNQLTRDSQGRRYSQGGIHRAAADTDRFERRLDVWTHRFYKRLAGLLEQTIQERSIQRLVLMGPKAEAQMFKELLPRRLRERVIATLPSLPTPRAQAGEVLKLVQEVLEPIERERENRLLDELAERGVGGLDQTLELLQQGGLHLLVAPWNPQGTVYRAPDGWVGSSMEGAVAHGAGRIEEVELKQVLPELAEAYGTRLEFVRGPAEERLKQTFGGLAGLPRW
- a CDS encoding Hsp20/alpha crystallin family protein, with protein sequence MRREIERLFDESLFRREFPFLDKEVAAMPLDIYEEGNNIVVKASIPGLKPEDIKIEVRGDILRIHGEAKKEEEKKERNYHLREHRYTRFERSVVLPSEVQTDKAEAVFENGVLTLTLPKSEVAQAKAIPIKTPAKV
- a CDS encoding BTAD domain-containing putative transcriptional regulator, with the protein product MKRMSYPKQASPVLQVRTLGQVEVLVAGRPAVWHAHTAEELFFYLLSYPEGKSKAEILETLWGLDPGPVANNRFRVTLFRLRTALQNPEAVQEDHGRYRLHESVLQSADLYSFYRALSEGYHASSEAMRLESFLKAIALYQGDYLPGFSTNWVMQAREEHKTAYVQALLEVALIHYDRSDWKNTAAYLQQALHKDPYLGEHYHQRLMWCLAAAGDRYGAIEHYRRFVKFLREELGDTPMPETQALAEHIKQNQPLLSYPDWHNLNLHGHAA
- a CDS encoding universal stress protein, with translation MFRHILVPVGVGPGSLAAAQHALHLSRWLGCKVTLVHVLENTEGSVFETFAQMVQGARRQPTVLVVEPHSQTIGAVVAEIAQQTHADLIVIGCHDSAQQAPEGLGPAAQSIVASAKVPVQVVPAALLAPSKPWLQRFAVGGVQEV